The window GTACATGGCCCACCTTTTGGGATGCCTTTGAATCCTCTATCCACAAGAATCCTAAATTGGCTCCTATTGACAAGTTCAATTATTTGAACTCACTTCTCATGAAACCAGCTCTTGATGCCATTTCTGGTCTGTCTCTCACCGCATCCAATTACGAAGAAGCAATTGCAATCCTTAAGAAGAGGTTTGGAAACAAACAACAGATTATAAATCGCCACATGGATATTCTTGTTAATTGATGAAGACCCAAGAAAGCTGAGGGAACTGTATGACACTTTAGAGTCTCACGTAAGAAGCCTCAAGTCTCTAGGGCTTCCTTCAGGCTCCTATGGAAGTTTACTATCATCGATTATTATTAACAAGCTGCCTCAGGAGCTGCGATTGATTATTAGTAGAGAAGTAAAGGATCAAGAATGGCACCTCGACATTATTATGCGTGTATTAGAGAACGAGTTGGAAGCCAGAGAGCGTGCAGTCCTTCATGATGAGTCTCAGTTATCAGCTGAAAGTCAGGCATTTCCAAATTTCCAGATGCGCACAACTACATCTGCCTTATTTACGAAACACTCAGGACCCACTTGTACGTATTGTAAGCAGAACCATCCCTCTAACTCCTGCAAAATGGTAACCAATCCTGCTGCCCGCAAGAATATTCTCATGAAACAAGGAAGATGTTTTGTTTGCCTCAGAAAGGATCATCTCAGCAAAAACTGTCCTTCAAAGCATGAATGTTTCAAGTGTAAGGGTAAACACCATATCAGCATTTGTCCATCCAATGGTAACAATGGTATCAATATTTCAAGAACAACACCCAAGCAAGAACTTCCTCAGAAGCAATCGGGGAACTATTGTCCCTCAGGCAGTAATGAAGGTGGCCCCAACTCTGGCGTAAATTCTTCAAGAGCCGCACCCACACAGGAACAGATCCAGAACCGTTCGAGAAATTCAAGACAGAACCTCACAGCCTTATACGTCAGTGCCTCTACTCCAGTCCTTCTTCAAACAGCCAATGCACTAAGCTACAAGCCAGGAAACTTAGCAGTCAGAGTGAAAGCCCGACTCATCCTGGATAGTGGAAGTCAACGAACCCAGGTGAGTGCAAGGCTAAGAGAGCACCTGAATTTGCCAGCTGAAAGCAGTCAAAGGATATCCATTAAGACATTTGGCTCAACAAAGGAGAACAGGCAGTGTGTGGATGTTGTTCGACTCTGTGTTACCACTGGTCAAGGGGAAGGTGTAGAACTATTTGCCTTTGTTGTTCCCATCATTTGCGATCCTCTGCAGAGCCAATCTATTGCAGAAGCTACCCACACATATGCTCATTTAAAGGGACTCGAACTTGCGGATTATGGTACTGGTGAAGACAATGTTGAGGTTGATATTCTGGTTGGATCAGATCAGTATTGGAGTCTAGTGTCTGGCAGGGTGGTAAGGGGGGAGCATGGCCCCACTGCTATTGAAACCAAACTTGGATGGGTGTTGTCAGGTCCAATTCCAGAAGGAATACAAGTTGACAGGCACCAAAGTAATCTCGTCACAACACATGTTCTTAAGAGTGCAGTAAACCCTGTTGATGTTACTAACGAGACCCTCGAtggaaatttaaagacattcTGGGAAATAGAATCACTTGGCATTAAACCAAGGACATTGTATGAAACATTCCAAGAGCAGATATCCTTTAAGAACAACAGATATGAAGTCCATCTGCCCTGGAAAACACCACATCCCAGTCTTCCAGACAACTATGAGCTAAGCAGGAAGCGCCTAGAGAACCTTCTTAAACGTCTCCGCCAAGAGCCTGAAATCCTGAAGGAATATGATTCTGTAATAAAGGAACAGCTACAAAGAGGCATAGTTGAAGTTGTGGAGAAGCCTAGCGAAGGAGGAGTTGGTAGGGTTCACTATATACCGCACCATGCAATTTGAGGGTTCAAAATGTCCAGGAACAACTTCTGTAGATATGTTAAGCCTTACTGGCGATTCAACAGAGTCAGTTGAGGGTTTAACATCACTAGGATCAGCAGATACAGAAAGGTTTACCGGTGTCTTGTGTTTTGGCGCGTCCACGTTCTTCGTTGGGGGTCTCGAAGCTTCCAGAAAATCTTCAATCCTTGTAATTGTGAGTTGAATCAATTCATTTACAAGATCTGCTTCTCGGATTTCGTCTTCAATTTCCTCCTCTTCCACATTTGACAGGATTTCTTCGTCTAAAACCTTCAGGGTTCCCAATTTGGCGCGCAGAGATTCCCTTTCCTGGCGAAGCTTCGACACATGCAGTGTTGGCTCTTGTTTGTACTCGTCCAAATTAACATCGACGGTCGCGGCATCCAATTGCTCGTTAACTTCATAGGCGATGCGCTTAACGGTGGTTCTGTGTCCTTCGCGCGTAACCCTTTTCCTTGAAAGTTTCCCTTTGGGTGGCATCACTTGATAGGTAGTCGAGTCGAAGAATGAAGAAATATCCAGAGCACGTGCGTGTGGACAAGAATTGACCGGTTCAAGAATTATAAACACAAGGAGTATCACCACAGGAATAATCCGGTTCGAAGTGACCATGTATGAGAAGGTAACGCTATAGGGCGTTTCGCTGGATTCATAGGCTCAAATCTTGAAGTTTCACATCGATTTATTATCAAACACGCACTATTCACTGCACATGCAACAACTCGAACGAGAACGAATAACAACACATGATTCGCAAGACGTGTTACTCACGTGACCCGATGTCACGGGTAACACCATACTGTCCGTGACACaattgagaagtgattgtcaacgattcaccgtgCGATTCACCAGATACTTTAGCTCGATATGTAAGGGGGAAAGAGTTTCTGGGCATAAGAACCATCCTATCCCGAGGTTGTAATctaaactagtttgtaaatgtgaaatcaaaaaaatcccgtaacatttcctgctatagcggcacggttcaccatggtgaatcgtttgtttaaagaaatgaactgtttatctttcagctcacagacggttcaccatggtgaaccgttgaGATTCACGATTAGAAACCATGTCATCACAGACCAGTGATTGCAAAAGTCTTATTACGTTGTCATATTTTCATGCCTATACATTTCTTCCTTATAACAAGCATTAGAGGAGCAGAATTTGGAAAccattcattgatttatttcgcCATTGTGCACACATAAATTAATCTAATTAGTGAGGGTAAACAGTGGTATGGCCAAAAGTCGGGACTCGTTTTGCACTTTAACAGGGAAATTACAGACTTGTcgttttttattaattaataacaggtgCCGTTTTTATTAGCTTTGTATTTTCAGGGTTTCAGCCTGAGTGTTTCAAAAGCAGAGCACCAACCATTGCCGATGAACTGTTCTTTTGCTACAACTGATTTTGTCAGTCCTATCGCAGAAAGAAACGTCTTCAGGGGCGCTAATACATTTGCATAGCTATTCTGACTCCTTGGTATATAAAATATGTCATCAACGCTGACCGTTGCACTTGATAATCATGTCAGTCCGTCTGGGAATAGAGCCTATTTAAGTGTTCAGAGGACAAAATTTactaaataaaattttaataagaataaaataaaataaattttaaaaatagtaATTAAAGATGCAAAAACTTACGCTCAACATCTGAACTTTGACAATACATTCAACAAAGCGCTCAAACCACAGGCCGCGTACATTGTATTCACCAAGGCATACAAATCTAAATTCACTTATTGTATTCGAATAACCGAGTCATTCGAAGAATATGTAGACCCTGTACAGCAGGTCATTGATGAGTTGtttctctccccccccccccccccctttcctaTTTGGTCAAGCAGAAGCACTCCCACATGAATTGAGCTAGATAGATagatcaactttatttaatcacaCGCTAGCCTATTCAACAATGTAAAAACACCAGCTGGTTTCCAGTAGGGGCGTGAGCTaactataaaaattaaaaatatactaaatGTACCAACATCGATGATTAAGACTATTGACACATTAAATATAAGCCTaagtataataattaaaatatactaaatatacTAACAACCATGATTAAAACAATTCGTGCATTTAATAGAACCCTAAAGAAAATAGATTATTATATGACATTTGGTCTATAGGTTGAAATAAGCTTATCAAACATAGGCAAAGCTTCACAATTACGTATTTCGTTCGGTAAGGAATTCCAGACTCTAGAACCATTGTAGCTGAAACTCTTctttaaaattcagtctttggCAATGGAAGGGCCAACTTATTATCAGCATTCCTTAGATGATAACTGTTGGCTGAGAACGAGTTCCTAAAGATATTAGAAAGCCTCACAGGTGCCAAGTCATGGAGAACCTTAAACATTTGCCTAGCCTTAATATGAAATCTGCGTTGGCTTAGTAAACTCCAGCCAAGATTACGTAGGGCTAGTTCAGACTGTCCAGCCTTGTTTTCGTAACGCATGATTACTCTAGCGCATCTGTTATGGAGTTTCTGAAGCCTTTCAGCCAATACACTTCCTAGTGAATCCCAAACCTCacaacaataatcaaagtgaggcATAATTAGGGCATTATAAACAGAAACAAGTACATCTCGACTTGCAAAATCTCTAAGCCGTTTTAGAGCACTAATTCCTGCTGTAatctttttagttattttttcaATATGCTTGCTCCACGTAAGAGATTCATCAATATACAGAATTTTGATATTTCTGACTCTTTTGATCGGATAACTCCCAATTCATATATTTGGTTCAAAGGGAAGCTTAGCCAGTCTTTGACGTGAACCGATGAGCATATACTCTGTCTTCGCAACATTAAGGCTTAACTTATTTGCTTGTAGCCACAATCTAattttttccaagttttcaTAAAGTcctaattcgattttttcaATACTTTTACCATAGGCTGTTAAGCtggtatcgtcagcaaacattCGGGGTGTGGTGTGTTTGAGGCAATTTGGCAAATCATTAATGTataccaaaaagaaaagtgggccCAGAATTGAACCCTGAGGGGGATTCCACACGATATTGATCTTAAACCagattgtttaccatttacctgGCATGTTTGCTCCCGATCCGCGAAATAGGAAGCAAGAAGATTAAGTGCATCATCTCTAATACCACAAGCCTCAAGCTTACCAAGCAAGAGCACGTGATTTACCGTATCGAAGGCCTTTTGTAGGTCAAGAAAGATAACTAAGTTATAAAGGCCACGATCCATGTTGCAATACCATTCATTCGAACAGTCAAGTAAGGCCGAAACAGTGGAGTGGGAGCACCTAAAGCCAAATTGATGCTCTGATAACAAATTCTCAGCGTCTAAATATTCAACCAGCTGCTTATATAATATCCTTTCAAAAACTTTGCTTACTACTGTTATAATTGAAATTGGCCGATAATTGTCCAACATGTTACGTGGATCTTTCTTATGAAGGGCGTTTACTCGGGCCACTTTCCACTCATTTGGAAAAACATGTGAGACAATTGACCTACTGAAAATCTGCATTAGTGATTCAGAAACAACTGGTGCAGCCCACTTCAAAACTTTAGCTGATATTTTATCGATCCCAGAAGCCTTGCAGACAGATAAAGAATTGAGTAATTTATAGACCTGAGGTAAACTTACTGGCTGAAAGTGAAAACTACCGTCAACCCTATTAACAAATTGACTGTAGTTACATTCATTGTTATCTATATTCTTGGCAAGGCTAGGGCCGATGCTAGTGAAATAGTCATTGAATTTTTCCGCAATTTCTTCTGGCGACGTAACGCTATGATCGTTAATCTTGATTTCCCTAACATCATCCGCTCGTTGTTTACGTCCGAGAATATCATTAACAGTTTTCCAAGCCTTCTTAGGGTTTCCTGTTACATTCTCTATTTGCGAGGCATAAAAAGCACTTTTAGCTTTACGTAACGCAACATTTACTATATTTCTGGAAGATCTGTACTTTGCCCAACTAACATCGTCTTTTTTTATCATGGCTTATCGCTTAAGACGGTCACGCTCTAGCATTTTGTCCCTGATATCCTTAGATAACCAGGGAAGGCTGGGCCTCTTTCTGACCTGATAGGGGCGTGACTGTCGAGTACTTCTAAGAACATAGTCTTCCAGCGGCTCCACATTGCATTTACGTCAGCTTCATAAAAAGATAATTGCTCTCAAGGTTGAGCTTGCAAGTCTTCGAGAAAACGTTCGCtgttaaagtttttaaaaattcctACCTCAATTTCCCTTGTTCTCGTGCACTTTGGTAAGCTGTTTATCTTACGAACTGCATAAACTAGGCTATGGTCACTTAGACCGACATGAAATGCATCTGAATGTATTATTTTCTCAGGACAGGCAGTGATACATACATCCAGAAGTGATTTCGACCTATGCGTTATCCGTGTAGGCTTACTTATTATTGCGTAAGCTGATATATCTCCAAGATTCGCAGCAAATGTTTAGCGTCATTATCGAGATTTGTTTGGTCTAACAAGTTGCAATTGAGATCACCTAAAATATACGTTTCCTTGTCTTCACG of the Montipora capricornis isolate CH-2021 chromosome 7, ASM3666992v2, whole genome shotgun sequence genome contains:
- the LOC138056122 gene encoding uncharacterized protein, which translates into the protein MRVLENELEARERAVLHDESQLSAESQAFPNFQMRTTTSALFTKHSGPTCTYCKQNHPSNSCKMVTNPAARKNILMKQGRCFVCLRKDHLSKNCPSKHECFKCKGKHHISICPSNGNNGINISRTTPKQELPQKQSGNYCPSGSNEGGPNSGVNSSRAAPTQEQIQNRSRNSRQNLTALYVSASTPVLLQTANALSYKPGNLAVRVKARLILDSGSQRTQVSARLREHLNLPAESSQRISIKTFGSTKENRQCVDVVRLCVTTGQGEGVELFAFVVPIICDPLQSQSIAEATHTYAHLKGLELADYGTGEDNVEVDILVGSDQYWSLVSGRVVRGEHGPTAIETKLGWVLSGPIPEGIQVDRHQSNLVTTHVLKSAVNPVDVTNETLDGNLKTFWEIESLGIKPRTLYETFQEQISFKNNRYEVHLPWKTPHPSLPDNYELSRKRLENLLKRLRQEPEILKEYDSVIKEQLQRGIVEVVEKPSEGGVGRVHYIPHHAI